In Flavobacterium gelatinilyticum, a genomic segment contains:
- a CDS encoding peptidogalycan biosysnthesis protein, translating into MNTTYSFRIYKSASQLPSEWNALASSNIFLTREYLEVLENSSPVNMTCHFIGIFEEEKKLVGIVLSQFLFAEKLESFGERDKCLKTSVRNFALKNFASHVLFIGNNMLTGQNAFAFDKNIKQSKAIKTLHKAITQLKKDLKEKGKKVHITSIKDFTEKEIKPLQDEFKNNYTFSTQPNMIFDINENWKTEQDYIDALSKKYRDQYKRARKKADGIVKQQMSLSDIKKYEDVIYDLYFHVAKNAPFNTFFLARNHFSFFKEIMGENFLLYGYFLDEKLIGFNTLIKNGEVMDTYFLGYDESVQREKMLYLNMLYDMIAYSIKKGFKEIVFARTALEIKSSVGAKPVKMYGLITHSNALINHNISRFFNYLEPKTEWQERNPFK; encoded by the coding sequence TTGAATACAACTTATTCTTTCCGAATTTATAAAAGCGCTTCGCAGCTGCCTTCAGAATGGAATGCGCTTGCCTCATCTAACATTTTTCTAACGCGGGAATATCTCGAAGTACTGGAAAATTCTTCTCCGGTTAATATGACCTGTCACTTTATAGGGATTTTTGAAGAAGAAAAAAAACTAGTCGGGATTGTTTTATCTCAGTTTCTGTTTGCCGAAAAACTTGAATCGTTTGGTGAACGCGATAAATGTTTAAAAACGTCTGTTCGGAATTTTGCTCTTAAAAATTTTGCCTCGCACGTATTGTTTATAGGCAATAATATGCTGACGGGACAAAATGCTTTTGCTTTTGATAAAAACATAAAACAATCAAAAGCAATTAAAACGCTGCACAAGGCTATTACACAGCTCAAAAAGGATTTAAAAGAGAAAGGCAAGAAAGTTCACATTACCAGCATAAAAGATTTTACCGAAAAAGAAATCAAACCGCTGCAGGATGAATTCAAAAACAATTATACGTTTTCTACTCAGCCGAACATGATTTTTGACATTAATGAAAACTGGAAAACCGAACAGGATTATATTGATGCATTATCCAAAAAATATCGGGACCAATACAAACGTGCCCGAAAAAAAGCGGACGGAATTGTAAAACAGCAAATGTCATTATCGGATATTAAAAAATACGAAGACGTAATTTATGATTTGTATTTTCATGTGGCAAAAAACGCTCCTTTTAATACTTTCTTTTTAGCACGAAATCATTTCAGTTTTTTCAAAGAAATCATGGGAGAAAACTTTTTGCTTTATGGTTATTTTTTAGATGAAAAACTAATAGGTTTTAATACTCTTATAAAAAACGGCGAGGTCATGGATACCTATTTTTTAGGTTATGACGAAAGTGTACAGCGCGAAAAAATGTTATACCTCAACATGTTGTACGATATGATTGCTTATTCTATCAAAAAAGGTTTCAAAGAAATTGTTTTTGCCAGAACCGCACTCGAAATTAAAAGTTCGGTTGGTGCAAAACCGGTAAAAATGTACGGGTTAATCACACACAGCAATGCATTGATTAATCATAATATTTCCCGATTTTTTAATTATCTGGAACCTAAAACGGAATGGCAGGAACGTAATCCTTTTAAATAA
- a CDS encoding DUF1761 domain-containing protein: MEFHFYAFLVSAVVTLVVGFIWYNPKVFGTIWMRENNLTQEELRKGNMLKIFGLTYIFSLMISTTLLSLTIHQSGAVGMIGGPPMIASAKPSFAAFMADYGTAFRTFKHGALHGFMSGLFFAFPLIGINGLFERKSWKYIFVHAGFWIVSLTLMGGIICAFV; the protein is encoded by the coding sequence ATGGAATTTCACTTTTACGCATTTCTGGTCTCTGCAGTCGTAACGCTTGTCGTGGGCTTTATCTGGTACAATCCAAAAGTATTTGGAACCATCTGGATGAGAGAAAACAACTTAACTCAGGAAGAACTGAGAAAAGGCAATATGCTGAAAATTTTCGGGCTTACTTACATTTTCTCTTTAATGATTTCAACGACTTTATTGTCGCTGACCATTCATCAGTCAGGAGCAGTGGGAATGATTGGCGGTCCGCCTATGATTGCAAGTGCTAAACCCTCTTTTGCTGCTTTTATGGCTGACTACGGAACGGCTTTCAGAACTTTTAAACACGGAGCACTTCATGGCTTCATGTCGGGATTATTTTTTGCTTTCCCACTTATCGGAATCAATGGTTTATTCGAAAGAAAATCATGGAAATACATTTTTGTACATGCCGGTTTCTGGATCGTATCGCTTACTTTAATGGGCGGTATTATCTGCGCATTTGTATAA
- a CDS encoding leucine-rich repeat domain-containing protein produces the protein MKSLATLFLAFVFSLNIFADTVSEKEKNALLKLYHATNGSQWKVKWDLSLSVSAWYGVHTEKGKVTAVYLSDNNLQGELPAEFFDLANLSVIDLHKNKLTGMLPQSIGNLKKLEVLNVSHNQLSGTIPETICDLKNLRDLELFKNNFSGTIPSEIGKLNQLQILCLFDNTLAGTIPDSLYKLSSLEILLLNNNQFSGNISPEILNFKALQNLSFFNNNFEGEIPKELEELENLSEMNLSYNKFKGSVSKNLIVLDAMNMTMFDENGKPYLLDAAKEKKSENSILN, from the coding sequence ATGAAAAGCCTTGCAACTCTTTTTTTAGCATTTGTTTTTTCTCTGAATATTTTTGCAGACACAGTTTCGGAAAAAGAGAAAAACGCGCTATTAAAACTATATCATGCGACGAATGGATCGCAGTGGAAAGTAAAATGGGATTTATCGTTGTCGGTTTCGGCCTGGTATGGCGTTCATACCGAAAAAGGAAAAGTAACCGCAGTATATTTATCCGATAATAATTTACAGGGAGAACTTCCTGCCGAATTTTTCGATTTAGCAAATTTATCCGTCATCGACCTTCATAAAAATAAGCTGACAGGGATGCTGCCGCAATCAATTGGCAATTTAAAGAAACTCGAAGTTTTGAATGTTTCCCATAACCAATTGTCAGGAACAATTCCGGAAACCATTTGCGATTTAAAGAATTTGAGAGATTTAGAACTTTTCAAAAACAATTTTTCAGGAACGATTCCGTCAGAAATTGGAAAACTAAATCAGCTGCAAATCCTTTGTTTGTTTGACAATACATTAGCAGGAACAATTCCGGATTCTTTATACAAGCTTTCGTCTTTAGAAATTCTTCTTTTAAATAATAACCAGTTTTCAGGAAACATAAGTCCCGAAATTTTGAACTTTAAGGCTTTGCAGAATCTAAGTTTCTTCAATAATAATTTTGAAGGAGAGATTCCGAAAGAACTCGAAGAACTCGAAAATTTATCTGAAATGAATCTTTCATACAATAAATTTAAAGGTTCAGTTTCAAAAAACCTGATTGTATTAGACGCCATGAATATGACCATGTTTGATGAAAATGGAAAACCTTATCTGCTGGATGCTGCCAAAGAAAAAAAATCAGAAAATAGTATCTTAAATTAA
- a CDS encoding T9SS type A sorting domain-containing protein, whose translation MNKKIFLLVIILSAFCADFAFSQEKVLPGAVLEPYFWLKSKNTGENYYWESLIENNEAKITAQKQSGAAFNFNPSIVFDTTQDSLIVPLGVSSKRRQTLFMVYKVKDSLKEQFLWTINDPKKIISAATNKRLVDLKKYSYQSYQEKIKPHKANIHFFQQNITDSVAKLSSLTIGQKSKMEKLPPEEFKGNISEILVYNRVLSGQETQRAASYLAIKYGISLSQFDNKNYVNSKGETIWDVEKHKDFTSSITAVGRDDASGLLQVKSNNMIEEGLLTMELKSKTNKIPNNYFAFWSDNGKNLLVKKQEQGEPVGVSREWQLDFENPTDLSLDWTFNPSFVKGTLPKDTYYWLLVDYSGKGTYDENDSEYIRLGSTSAKEKLVLKDFDWNKHKTGTAKFTIKVAPQMFSRVWITEAVCGVAGSGELNYTIEGGEAPFTVTVKKEGSEAVVKQWNQAAKSQSGVQLSSGTYDYIVKDKKGNMYSETVFVADKEGTFPNLKSDYLLTDGNALLLDAGKDLPAGNYQYEWFYEGNFIDDNSKILIDQPGDYELRLINDQECKTSKKIAVSTDGKEVTDSNILILYPNPTPDGKFAIAMQFPKKTNASISIYSPTGSLIQEKQYSQIETYLHEDAIKGSAGMYLVKVSSDSGTKTFKVIVK comes from the coding sequence ATGAACAAAAAGATTTTTTTACTGGTAATTATACTGTCAGCCTTTTGTGCTGACTTTGCTTTTTCACAGGAAAAAGTACTTCCCGGAGCCGTTTTAGAGCCTTATTTCTGGCTGAAATCTAAAAATACAGGCGAGAATTATTACTGGGAAAGCCTCATTGAAAATAATGAAGCCAAAATAACAGCCCAAAAACAAAGCGGTGCCGCTTTCAATTTTAACCCGAGTATTGTTTTTGACACTACTCAGGACTCATTAATTGTACCCCTTGGCGTAAGCAGTAAAAGACGTCAGACGCTTTTTATGGTATACAAAGTAAAAGACAGTCTGAAAGAACAGTTTTTATGGACCATCAACGACCCGAAGAAAATCATTTCGGCCGCAACAAACAAACGATTAGTCGACCTAAAAAAATATTCCTACCAGTCGTATCAGGAAAAAATCAAACCCCATAAAGCCAATATTCACTTTTTTCAGCAGAATATTACGGACAGTGTGGCCAAACTTTCCTCATTGACCATCGGGCAGAAATCCAAAATGGAGAAACTCCCGCCGGAAGAATTTAAAGGAAACATCAGCGAAATACTGGTATACAACCGAGTTTTATCCGGACAGGAAACTCAGAGAGCAGCAAGTTATCTGGCCATCAAATACGGAATTTCCCTTTCACAGTTTGACAATAAAAATTACGTAAACAGTAAAGGAGAAACCATTTGGGATGTCGAAAAACACAAAGACTTTACTTCGTCTATAACGGCTGTGGGACGTGATGATGCCAGCGGATTGCTTCAGGTAAAAAGCAATAATATGATCGAAGAAGGACTTTTGACCATGGAGCTGAAAAGCAAAACCAACAAAATACCGAACAACTATTTTGCATTTTGGAGCGATAACGGTAAAAACCTTCTCGTAAAAAAACAAGAACAGGGCGAACCTGTAGGCGTTTCACGAGAATGGCAGCTTGATTTCGAAAACCCAACCGATCTAAGCCTTGACTGGACCTTTAATCCATCATTTGTAAAAGGAACGCTGCCCAAAGATACCTATTACTGGCTTTTGGTAGACTATTCAGGAAAAGGAACTTATGACGAAAATGACTCGGAATACATTCGTTTAGGAAGCACTTCGGCAAAAGAAAAATTAGTTTTAAAAGATTTTGACTGGAACAAGCACAAAACCGGAACTGCAAAATTTACCATAAAAGTAGCCCCGCAGATGTTCAGCAGAGTCTGGATTACCGAGGCAGTATGCGGTGTGGCAGGATCAGGAGAACTCAATTATACTATTGAAGGAGGAGAAGCCCCATTTACCGTAACCGTTAAAAAAGAAGGCAGCGAAGCCGTTGTAAAACAATGGAACCAGGCAGCCAAGAGCCAAAGCGGCGTACAGCTTTCCTCAGGAACGTATGATTATATCGTAAAAGACAAAAAAGGAAATATGTACTCAGAAACCGTTTTTGTGGCCGATAAAGAAGGAACATTCCCAAACCTGAAATCAGATTATCTCCTCACAGACGGCAATGCACTGCTTCTTGATGCAGGCAAAGACCTTCCGGCAGGAAATTACCAGTATGAATGGTTTTACGAAGGCAATTTTATAGATGACAATTCAAAAATATTAATCGATCAGCCCGGAGATTACGAACTCCGACTGATAAACGATCAGGAATGTAAAACATCAAAGAAAATTGCCGTTAGCACAGACGGTAAAGAAGTTACAGATTCAAATATTCTGATCTTATACCCAAACCCGACACCCGACGGAAAATTTGCCATAGCGATGCAGTTCCCTAAAAAGACCAATGCCTCAATAAGCATTTATTCGCCGACAGGATCACTTATACAAGAAAAACAATACAGCCAGATCGAAACCTATCTGCACGAAGACGCTATAAAAGGTTCTGCCGGTATGTATCTGGTAAAAGTAAGCTCAGACTCGGGCACCAAAACGTTTAAAGTTATTGTAAAATAA
- a CDS encoding outer membrane beta-barrel protein, whose translation MKVILPLIIFSCLFNTTSYSQNETNITYGLKIGALHSTFSNLPASIKGRDNTFDNSVLESKGKYGLEGGFFLNCKLHDTRVAIQPEILFRQSGETVTYRDAVGKEFELGLNYAFLQLGALYKVYPYEGLNFGVGAFYGINLSPNDITYTSNEANGAYDVATRQFYKDGLDGADDFSLCLALGYELHKSVHFDFRYYLGVKDMIKSNASSFQFIENQNKSSVFCFSLGYSFHQW comes from the coding sequence ATGAAAGTAATATTACCCTTAATAATATTCAGTTGTTTATTTAATACCACAAGTTACAGCCAGAACGAAACCAACATCACCTACGGATTAAAAATAGGAGCTTTACACTCTACATTCAGTAATTTACCCGCAAGCATCAAAGGACGAGATAACACCTTTGATAACAGTGTTTTGGAAAGCAAAGGCAAGTACGGACTCGAGGGCGGATTCTTTTTAAACTGCAAACTTCACGATACCCGTGTTGCCATTCAGCCTGAAATTTTATTCAGACAATCAGGAGAAACCGTTACCTACCGTGATGCAGTGGGTAAAGAATTCGAACTGGGGCTTAATTACGCATTTCTTCAGTTAGGAGCCTTATACAAAGTATACCCGTATGAAGGCCTTAATTTTGGAGTGGGCGCTTTTTACGGAATCAACTTATCGCCAAACGATATCACCTATACTTCGAACGAAGCAAACGGAGCGTATGACGTTGCCACCAGACAGTTTTACAAAGACGGACTTGACGGAGCGGATGATTTCTCGCTCTGCCTGGCATTAGGCTATGAACTTCATAAAAGCGTTCACTTTGACTTTCGCTACTATCTGGGCGTAAAGGACATGATCAAAAGCAACGCATCCTCATTTCAGTTTATCGAAAACCAAAACAAGAGCAGTGTGTTCTGTTTTTCTTTAGGCTACAGTTTTCACCAATGGTAA
- a CDS encoding outer membrane beta-barrel protein, translating to MKKLILLLLLVSTKTLFAQGDREITYGLFAGGIYSSMSGLPDMIVEKGLYDGFSFKEKGKFGPMGGFFINWKYPYANVGIQTEISYSMQGTDLDYQDIKGLKYTMSFDYSYINVGAQFKYYPVEGFYIGAGPYVAFNVQSDNVKYTSNAQQIFADSGVYFEPDANVEKVLKESFTGKNYFYGTFSLGYEFNSNFSVGARYMLGLTDALMTEENGHKYTEKKNKINAFSIILGYSFDFDDLGNF from the coding sequence ATGAAAAAACTTATTCTGCTTCTTTTACTAGTAAGCACCAAAACGTTATTTGCACAAGGCGACAGAGAAATCACATACGGACTTTTTGCGGGAGGGATTTATTCATCAATGTCGGGACTTCCTGATATGATAGTTGAAAAAGGTTTGTATGACGGATTTAGTTTTAAAGAAAAAGGCAAATTTGGACCTATGGGCGGTTTTTTCATCAACTGGAAATATCCGTATGCCAATGTAGGAATCCAGACCGAAATCTCGTACTCAATGCAGGGCACAGATTTGGATTATCAGGACATAAAAGGACTTAAGTATACGATGAGTTTCGATTACTCGTACATCAACGTCGGGGCACAGTTTAAATACTACCCGGTTGAAGGATTTTACATTGGAGCAGGACCTTATGTGGCTTTTAATGTACAGTCAGATAATGTCAAATACACCTCAAATGCCCAGCAGATTTTTGCAGATTCAGGCGTTTATTTCGAGCCCGATGCCAATGTGGAGAAGGTGCTGAAAGAATCCTTTACAGGAAAAAACTATTTCTACGGAACCTTTTCACTAGGATACGAATTCAATTCTAATTTTTCGGTAGGTGCTCGATATATGCTTGGACTTACAGATGCCCTTATGACCGAAGAAAACGGACATAAATACACCGAAAAGAAAAACAAAATAAACGCCTTTTCGATCATCCTGGGCTACTCATTCGACTTTGACGATTTGGGGAACTTTTAA